A portion of the Microbulbifer agarilyticus genome contains these proteins:
- a CDS encoding cyanophycinase, with product MSLWRIASLSLLVFAFAGAACSSKSDGTPEKDASAEPGATHVASESGRLLIVGGALRSDNKDVYRAFIESIPPELPSVAIVPAASGRPAHYAQQFADDLRHFGFAGDIRVLPIAVKDDASTESVDESLWRDGGRDVALAEELADVGGIWFVGGDQTKITATLLSADGQDGPVLTAIRSQLSQGAIVGGTSAGAAIMSKTMIAAGDSLSALTLPSVEVYAGMESQESGQLLLARGLGFLPFGVVDQHFDRKARLGRLIRALGFASEEAFRVGYGVDEDTALLVNLGNKTLKVLGAGNLVVVDGRTARFGPVEEPFAAKGLRLSVLSTEDTLAWETGEVTIAGSETPGQEAFGYRATQGAGIALANQRLDHLLGFSLLDNREVRELRRYAFSDETGQGVLFQFQQTEQSRGFWRYGSGTKDQYSVVDVTLDVVPVAVTVTPASS from the coding sequence ATGAGCCTGTGGCGTATTGCGAGTCTTTCGCTGTTAGTGTTTGCGTTTGCTGGAGCCGCTTGCTCCAGTAAAAGTGACGGGACTCCGGAAAAAGATGCATCGGCAGAGCCGGGTGCAACCCACGTTGCCAGTGAATCTGGCCGATTGCTGATTGTGGGTGGAGCGCTTAGAAGCGATAACAAAGATGTCTACCGGGCGTTTATCGAATCTATTCCCCCAGAGCTGCCTAGTGTGGCGATTGTGCCGGCGGCCTCCGGTCGACCCGCGCACTATGCGCAACAGTTTGCCGATGATTTGCGGCATTTTGGTTTTGCTGGTGACATTCGCGTGCTGCCCATCGCCGTAAAAGACGATGCCTCCACAGAATCGGTGGATGAAAGCCTGTGGCGCGATGGTGGCCGCGACGTAGCGCTTGCCGAAGAGTTGGCGGACGTTGGTGGTATTTGGTTTGTCGGTGGCGATCAGACCAAAATCACCGCTACGTTGTTAAGTGCTGACGGGCAAGATGGCCCGGTCCTCACCGCGATTCGCTCGCAGCTGTCGCAGGGCGCGATCGTTGGCGGTACCAGCGCCGGTGCCGCAATTATGAGTAAAACCATGATTGCAGCGGGAGACTCCTTGAGTGCGCTGACTCTGCCCAGCGTTGAAGTGTACGCGGGTATGGAAAGTCAGGAGTCTGGGCAGCTGTTACTGGCGCGCGGTCTCGGCTTTCTGCCCTTTGGTGTGGTGGATCAGCACTTTGATCGCAAAGCGCGCTTGGGGCGCTTGATCCGGGCGTTGGGTTTCGCCTCTGAGGAAGCTTTCAGGGTTGGCTACGGTGTGGATGAAGACACCGCACTGCTGGTAAACCTCGGCAACAAGACCCTGAAAGTTCTCGGTGCTGGCAATCTGGTAGTGGTAGATGGCCGCACTGCACGGTTTGGGCCTGTAGAGGAGCCATTCGCGGCCAAAGGTTTGCGTCTCAGTGTTTTGAGTACTGAGGATACTCTGGCCTGGGAAACTGGCGAGGTCACGATTGCTGGCAGTGAAACCCCCGGCCAGGAAGCCTTTGGTTATCGCGCGACCCAAGGCGCCGGTATCGCGCTGGCAAACCAGCGCCTGGATCATTTGCTGGGCTTTTCCTTGCTGGACAATCGAGAAGTTCGTGAGTTGCGGCGCTACGCTTTTAGCGACGAAACGGGGCAGGGGGTATTGTTCCAGTTCCAGCAGACCGAGCAGTCTCGGGGTTTCTGGCGCTATGGCTCGGGTACCAAAGACCAGTATTCGGTGGTTGATGTCACCCTGGATGTGGTGCCTGTAGCGGTGACTGTTACGCCGGCTTCTAGTTAA
- a CDS encoding helix-turn-helix domain-containing protein, which yields MVVLQDRQLLDEALALMSNNLAEPLRTGELATYLDISVKKLERIFSRFKGILPARFYRELRLQHARVLLLESEQSIDAIGQQCGFRSASHFSRCFKEHFGRSPRGERMFGEPSDAALQFCVDSPKLENFRVGVSL from the coding sequence ATTGCAAGATCGACAGTTACTGGATGAAGCGCTTGCGTTGATGAGCAATAACCTCGCGGAGCCATTGCGCACTGGGGAGTTGGCCACTTATCTGGATATTTCGGTGAAAAAGCTTGAGCGTATATTCAGCCGTTTCAAGGGCATATTACCGGCACGTTTTTATCGCGAGTTGCGGTTGCAGCATGCACGCGTGCTGTTGCTGGAAAGTGAGCAGAGTATCGATGCTATCGGGCAGCAATGTGGCTTTCGCTCTGCTTCCCATTTTAGTCGCTGCTTTAAAGAACATTTTGGGCGGAGCCCACGGGGAGAACGGATGTTCGGCGAACCTTCCGATGCCGCACTTCAGTTCTGTGTGGATTCGCCGAAGTTGGAGAATTTTCGGGTAGGGGTAAGTTTATGA